A single window of Doryrhamphus excisus isolate RoL2022-K1 chromosome 5, RoL_Dexc_1.0, whole genome shotgun sequence DNA harbors:
- the ivns1abpa gene encoding influenza virus NS1A-binding protein homolog A isoform X1 has translation MIPNGYLIFEDESFLDSTVAKMNALRKSGQFCDVRLQVCGHELMAHRAVLACCSPYLFEVFNSDIEPHGVSHVTFEDLDPEAVEILLTYAYTAQLKADKGLVKDVYSAAKRFKMERVKQICGDYLLSKMDSQNAISFRNFASSMADARVLAKVDAYIQDHLLEVSEQEDFLKLPRLKLEVMLEDNLTLPSNGKLYSKVLNWVQRSIWENGEQLDQLMEEVQMLYYSPDHKLVDGGLVIEGHTEVFGGEEDHLQFVQKKPVRESTQRQMSCSSSGSLSPSNQAANAPKQTTRREWKYIASEKTTNNTYLCLAVLDGVLCVIFLHGRSSPQTSPSATPCLLKSLSFEAQPEELEEHPLSPMHYARSGLGTAALNSRLIAAGGYNREECLRTVECYDPKEDRWTFIAPMRTPRARFQMAVLMGHLYVIGGSNGHSDELSCGEMYDPHANEWAQVPELRTNRCNAGVCSLNNKLYVVGGSDPCGQKGLKNCDAFDPVSKTWSNCAPLNIRRHQAAVCELDGCMYVIGGAESWNCLNTVERYNPENNTWSLIAPMNVARRGAGVAVSAGKLFVVGGFDGTHALRCVEAYDPARNEWRMLGSMTTSRSNAGVAMLGETIYAVGGFDGNEFLNTMEVYNPETDEWTDCTKPLTPLSE, from the exons ATGATTCCGAATGGTTATCTGATCTTTGAGGATGAGAGTTTCCTGGATTCCACTGTGGCCAAAATGAACGCTCTGAGAAAGAGTGGTCAGTTCTGCGATGTTAGACTGCAG GTTTGTGGTCACGAGTTGATGGCCCATCGTGCTGTGTTGGCTTGCTGCAGTCCATACCTGTTTGAGGTCTTCAACAGTGACATTGAACCCCATGGAGTGTCTCATGTCACCTTTGAGGACTTGGACCCAGAAGCTGTGGAGATCTTGCTCACCTATGCCTACACTGCCCA ACTGAAGGCAGACAAGGGGCTGGTCAAGGATGTGTACTCTGCTGCCAAAAGGTTCAAGATGGAGCGAGTCAAGCAG ATTTGTGGTGACTACCTGCTGTCTAAGATGGATTCCCAGAACGCCATTTCTTTTCGCAACTTTGCCAGCTCAATGGCAGATGCTAGAGTTTTGGCCAAAGTGGATGCCTACATTCAAGATCACTTACTGGAGGTGTCCGAACAAGAGGACTTCCTCAAACTTCCCCGTCTCAAG TTAGAAGTAATGCTAGAAGACAACCTGACCCTGCCCAGCAATGGCAAGCTTTACTCCAAGGTGCTAAACTGGGTGCAGCGTAGCATTTGGGAGAATGGAGAGCAACTGGATCAACTCATGGAGGAG GTGCAAATGCTGTACTACTCACCTGACCATAAGCTGGTGGATGGAGGGCTGGTGATTGAGGGGCACACTGAGGTGTTTGGTGGCGAGGAGGACCACCTTCAGTTTGTGCAG AAGAAGCCAGTACGAGAGAGTACCCAGAGACAGATGAGCTGCAGTTCCTCGGGAAGCCTTTCACCCTCCAACCAAGCAGCAAATGCTCCCAAACAGACCACCAGGAGAGAGTGGAAGTACATTGCATCCGAGAAGACTACAA ACAACACCTACCTATGTCTGGCTGTGCTGGATGGTGTGTTGTGTGTGATCTTCTTGCACGGCCGCAGCAGCCCTCAGACCTCTCCCTCTGCCACGCCCTGCCTGCTAAAGAGCCTCAGCTTTGAGGCTCAGCCTGAGGAGTTGGAGGAGCACCCGTTGTCACCCATGCATTATGCTCGCTCCGGCCTTGGCACCGCAGCCCTCAACTCGAGGCTCATTGCAGCAG GCGGCTACAACAGAGAGGAATGTTTGAGGACTGTGGAGTGTTATGACCCCAAGGAGGACCGCTGGACCTTCATCGCTCCCATGCGAACTCCAAGGGCTCGTTTCCAGATGGCTGTGCTCATG GGCCATCTCTATGTGATTGGCGGCTCTAATGGACATTCTGACGAGCTGAGCTGTGGGGAGATGTACGATCCGCATGCCAATGAGTGGGCTCAGGTGCCAGAGCTCAGGACAAACCGCTGCAATGCAG GAGTCTGCTCCTTAAACAACAAGCTCTACGTTGTGGGAGGATCAGACCCCTGTGGGCAGAAAGGACTGAAGAACTGCGATGCTTTTGACCCAGTGAGCAAAACCTGGTCCAACTGTGCCCCCCTCAACATCA gGCGGCACCAGGCTGCAGTGTGTGAGTTGGATGGCTGTATGTATGTGATCGGAGGGGCGGAGTCATGGAACTGCTTGAACACCGTGGAACGTTATAACCCTGAGAACAACACCTGGAGCCTGATAGCACCGATGAACGTTGCTCGTCGCGGGGCCGGCGTGGCTGTCTCTGCTG GCAAACTATTTGTGGTTGGCGGCTTCGACGGCACCCACGCGCTGCGCTGCGTCGAGGCGTACGACCCGGCTCGCAACGAGTGGCGGATGCTGGGAAGCATGACCACGTCTCGCAGCAACGCGGGCGTGGCCATGCTGGGCGAGACCATCTATGCCGTGGGCGGCTTTGACGGAAACGAGTTCCTGAACACGATGGAGGTGTACAACCCCGAGACAGATGAGTGGACCGACTGCACCAAGCCCCTCACCCCCCTATCTGAGTGA
- the ivns1abpa gene encoding influenza virus NS1A-binding protein homolog A isoform X2: protein MIPNGYLIFEDESFLDSTVAKMNALRKSGQFCDVRLQVCGHELMAHRAVLACCSPYLFEVFNSDIEPHGVSHVTFEDLDPEAVEILLTYAYTAQLKADKGLVKDVYSAAKRFKMERVKQICGDYLLSKMDSQNAISFRNFASSMADARVLAKVDAYIQDHLLEVSEQEDFLKLPRLKLEVMLEDNLTLPSNGKLYSKVLNWVQRSIWENGEQLDQLMEEKKPVRESTQRQMSCSSSGSLSPSNQAANAPKQTTRREWKYIASEKTTNNTYLCLAVLDGVLCVIFLHGRSSPQTSPSATPCLLKSLSFEAQPEELEEHPLSPMHYARSGLGTAALNSRLIAAGGYNREECLRTVECYDPKEDRWTFIAPMRTPRARFQMAVLMGHLYVIGGSNGHSDELSCGEMYDPHANEWAQVPELRTNRCNAGVCSLNNKLYVVGGSDPCGQKGLKNCDAFDPVSKTWSNCAPLNIRRHQAAVCELDGCMYVIGGAESWNCLNTVERYNPENNTWSLIAPMNVARRGAGVAVSAGKLFVVGGFDGTHALRCVEAYDPARNEWRMLGSMTTSRSNAGVAMLGETIYAVGGFDGNEFLNTMEVYNPETDEWTDCTKPLTPLSE from the exons ATGATTCCGAATGGTTATCTGATCTTTGAGGATGAGAGTTTCCTGGATTCCACTGTGGCCAAAATGAACGCTCTGAGAAAGAGTGGTCAGTTCTGCGATGTTAGACTGCAG GTTTGTGGTCACGAGTTGATGGCCCATCGTGCTGTGTTGGCTTGCTGCAGTCCATACCTGTTTGAGGTCTTCAACAGTGACATTGAACCCCATGGAGTGTCTCATGTCACCTTTGAGGACTTGGACCCAGAAGCTGTGGAGATCTTGCTCACCTATGCCTACACTGCCCA ACTGAAGGCAGACAAGGGGCTGGTCAAGGATGTGTACTCTGCTGCCAAAAGGTTCAAGATGGAGCGAGTCAAGCAG ATTTGTGGTGACTACCTGCTGTCTAAGATGGATTCCCAGAACGCCATTTCTTTTCGCAACTTTGCCAGCTCAATGGCAGATGCTAGAGTTTTGGCCAAAGTGGATGCCTACATTCAAGATCACTTACTGGAGGTGTCCGAACAAGAGGACTTCCTCAAACTTCCCCGTCTCAAG TTAGAAGTAATGCTAGAAGACAACCTGACCCTGCCCAGCAATGGCAAGCTTTACTCCAAGGTGCTAAACTGGGTGCAGCGTAGCATTTGGGAGAATGGAGAGCAACTGGATCAACTCATGGAGGAG AAGAAGCCAGTACGAGAGAGTACCCAGAGACAGATGAGCTGCAGTTCCTCGGGAAGCCTTTCACCCTCCAACCAAGCAGCAAATGCTCCCAAACAGACCACCAGGAGAGAGTGGAAGTACATTGCATCCGAGAAGACTACAA ACAACACCTACCTATGTCTGGCTGTGCTGGATGGTGTGTTGTGTGTGATCTTCTTGCACGGCCGCAGCAGCCCTCAGACCTCTCCCTCTGCCACGCCCTGCCTGCTAAAGAGCCTCAGCTTTGAGGCTCAGCCTGAGGAGTTGGAGGAGCACCCGTTGTCACCCATGCATTATGCTCGCTCCGGCCTTGGCACCGCAGCCCTCAACTCGAGGCTCATTGCAGCAG GCGGCTACAACAGAGAGGAATGTTTGAGGACTGTGGAGTGTTATGACCCCAAGGAGGACCGCTGGACCTTCATCGCTCCCATGCGAACTCCAAGGGCTCGTTTCCAGATGGCTGTGCTCATG GGCCATCTCTATGTGATTGGCGGCTCTAATGGACATTCTGACGAGCTGAGCTGTGGGGAGATGTACGATCCGCATGCCAATGAGTGGGCTCAGGTGCCAGAGCTCAGGACAAACCGCTGCAATGCAG GAGTCTGCTCCTTAAACAACAAGCTCTACGTTGTGGGAGGATCAGACCCCTGTGGGCAGAAAGGACTGAAGAACTGCGATGCTTTTGACCCAGTGAGCAAAACCTGGTCCAACTGTGCCCCCCTCAACATCA gGCGGCACCAGGCTGCAGTGTGTGAGTTGGATGGCTGTATGTATGTGATCGGAGGGGCGGAGTCATGGAACTGCTTGAACACCGTGGAACGTTATAACCCTGAGAACAACACCTGGAGCCTGATAGCACCGATGAACGTTGCTCGTCGCGGGGCCGGCGTGGCTGTCTCTGCTG GCAAACTATTTGTGGTTGGCGGCTTCGACGGCACCCACGCGCTGCGCTGCGTCGAGGCGTACGACCCGGCTCGCAACGAGTGGCGGATGCTGGGAAGCATGACCACGTCTCGCAGCAACGCGGGCGTGGCCATGCTGGGCGAGACCATCTATGCCGTGGGCGGCTTTGACGGAAACGAGTTCCTGAACACGATGGAGGTGTACAACCCCGAGACAGATGAGTGGACCGACTGCACCAAGCCCCTCACCCCCCTATCTGAGTGA
- the swt1 gene encoding transcriptional protein SWT1 isoform X2, which translates to MSERKRKHRKSSREEEPSKERYKSERSNRKQDVNKHSRSSRKEREHASLPVMETRQIKKAVYKKHISKTDEAHSKTKNTSTPIHNDCSGKAEPIISGKDKVASRSQVKESNVDTDEKKRKEKTDSKRSSDEKPPHMSPPRSKKKRTSPGVSEEKTKNCLELLKSKCKYMELYKTAVNRTTKDAKEPSKDKETEVKKGVKTSTDSTSQTSSIPTIPKVSFKISNTSNARTKLTHVHSTFKIPKKVQPTLVNTNVDETSDATSTSRTDPCRTELSISETSTKNLKQAPCFVDVPPSFTFDSKDESPSLSSVPINKSDAIAQQQSNQMQVAEELHLARSERRLEVDVLQSYGELTGMDIDPPEESTTYTLCKQPAQQDVILVLDTNILLSHLDYVKKMRYHSFGALGLPIVLIPWVVLQELDSLKKGKGLTGSVAHLACPAISYIYNSLKSKERHLWGQSMQQAAESNSSMMAENNDDKVLQCCLQYQTLYPGSALILCTNDKNLCSKAVLSGVKALSKTDLEAEVERSRHDLNHLPSTVLQEAPQIDLRVSSPMSGISCTPTLPHTQERRSLSSSLPEKVGKTRSLEEEDLEKINRCVSEFEDCLKEVLSDVLEKEMKAAFNELWQEIVYLKPPWTFLDVLHCFKKHWRAVFGFIVPRPKLQTVLNLIDFFKRGQSRDRSSTLMTLQEAKEFVQEFRKSSSLVSRGLTTIDNIVHKLQHKVESVPDTSLVSDVVMNEDEDAKQSSVSHVTHQEVWALFENIWCKVYQISVLTSSPGLHEVQVLLCIIKSNKIVDVDCRLTDTDLLDCFSQQDYREKLRVGVNQLTELKEVLDHCLHATGQLITVNM; encoded by the exons ATGTCtgaaagaaagagaaaacacAGGAAGTCATCAAGAGAGGAGGAG CCATCCAAAGAACGATATAAGAGTGAAAGGTCCAATAGGAAGCAAGATGTAAACAAGCACTCTAG GAGTTCTAGAAAAGAGAGAGAACATGCATCACTCCCTGTTATGGAAACACGCCAAATCAAAAAGGCTGTATATAAGAAACACATATCTAAGACAGACGAGGCCcattcaaagacaaaaaataccTCTACACCGATTCACAATGATTGCTCCGGTAAAGCGGAACCTATTATTTCAGGGAAAGATAAAGTTGCAAGCAGGAGTCAAGTAAAAGAAAGCAATGTAGACACggatgaaaagaaaagaaaagaaaaaacagacTCAAAGCGTAGTTCAGATGAAAAACCTCCCCACATGAGCCCACCAAGATCAAAAAAGAAGCGAACCAGTCCCGGTGTTTCAGAAGAGAAAACGAAAAACTGTTTGGAATTGCTGAagagtaaatgtaaatatatggaACTATATAAGACTGCAGTAAACCGCACAACAAAAGATGCCAAGGAACCAAGCAAGGACAAGGAAACAGAAGTGAAAAAAGGTGTAAAAACATCCACTGACTCCACCAGTCAAACGTCTTCTATTCCAACCATACCTAAAGTGTCCTTTAAAATTTCAAATACATCAAACGCTCGGACAAAATTAACACATGTACATTCAACCTTTAAGATACCAAAGAAGGTTCAACCAACACTAGTGAATACAAACGTGGATGAGACAAGTGATGCTACCTCTACCAGTCGAACTGACCCATGTAGGACTGAACTCTCTATCTCGGAAACCTCGACAAAGAACCTGAAACAGGCTCCATGCTTTGTGGATGTTCCTCCAAGTTTTACATTTGACAGCAAGGACGAGAGTCCATCTTTGTCAAGTGTTCCGATAAATAAAAGCGATGCCATCGCTCAGCAGCAGAGTAACCAG ATGCAAGTGGCGGAAGAGCTTCACCTTGCCCGGTCTGAGAGGAGATTGGAGGTGGATGTATTGCAGAGCTATGGAGAGCTCACCGGAATGGACATAGACCCGCCAGAAGAGAGCACGACATATACTCTAT GCAAACAACCTGCTCAGCAAGATGTCATCCTTGTTCTGGACACCAACATTCTCCTCAGTCACTTGGATTATGTGAAAAAGATGAGATATCATAGCTTTggag CTTTGGGTTTACCAATTGTCCTGATTCCCTGGGTGGTCCTTCAGGAGCTGGATTCCCTAAAAAAGGGCAAAGGTCTCACAGGATCTGTGGCCCATTTGGCTTGTCCCGCCATTTCCTACATTTACAACTCCCTGAAAAGCAAAGAACGACACCTTTGGGGCCAGTCAATGCAGCAGGCTGCTGAAAGTAACA GTAGTATGATGGCTGAGAATAACGATGACAAAGTGCTGCAGTGCTGCCTACAGTACCAGACTCTGTACCCAGGCAGTGCTCTCATCCTCTGCAC aaatgataaaaatcTATGCAGTAAGGCCGTCCTAAGTGGCGTCAAGGCCCTGAGTAAGACCGACCTGGAGGCGGAGGTTGAGCGATCAAGACACGACCTTAACCACCTACCGAGCACCGTACTACAGGAGGCTCCTCAAATTGACCTCCGGGTGTCCTCGCCAATGTCGGGAATCAGCTGTACACCAACACTCCCTCATACTCAAGAAAGAAGAAGTCTTTCGTCAAGTCTTCCAGAGAAAG TTGGCAAAACGCGGAGCCTGGAAGAAGAAGATTTGGAGAAAATAAACAGATGTGTTTCTGAGTTTGAAGACTGCCTGAAGGAGGTGCTGTCCGATGTGCTGGAAAAGGAGATGAAAGCTGCTTTTAATGAGTTGTGGCAAGAG ATTGTATACCTGAAGCCACCCTGGACTTTTCTAGACGTCCTACATTGTTTTAAAAAGCACTGGAGGGCTGTATTTGGCTTCATCGTCCCACGGCCAAAACTGCAAACGGTTTTAAATCTCATTGACTTCTTTAAACGAG GGCAATCAAGGGACCGTAGTTCAACACTGATGACACTCCAAGAAGCTAAGGAGTTTGTGCAGGAATTTCGGAAAAGTTCAAGCCTTGTGTCCAGAGGCCTTACTACAATCGACAATATTGTACACAAGCTACAACATAAG GTTGAATCGGTACCGGATACATCACTGGTCAGTGATGTTGTCAtgaatgaggatgaggatgccaAACAATCCTCTGTATCTCATGTCACTCACCAAGAAGTCTGGGCCCTGTTTGAAAACATCTGGTGTAAAGTTTATCAAATAAG tgttctgACCTCATCTCCTGGTTTACATGAAGTGCAGGTGCTTCTCTGCATTATCAAATCCAATAAG attGTTGATGTGGATTGCAGGCTGACAGACACAGACCTACTGGATTGTTTCTCACAGCAAGACTACAG GGAGAAGCTGCGAGTCGGAGTGAACCAGTTAACAGAGCTCAAGGAGGTCCTGGACCATTGTCTTCACGCCACAGGTCAACTCATCACTGTTAATATGTAG
- the swt1 gene encoding transcriptional protein SWT1 isoform X1, whose protein sequence is MSERKRKHRKSSREEEPSKERYKSERSNRKQDVNKHSRSSRKEREHASLPVMETRQIKKAVYKKHISKTDEAHSKTKNTSTPIHNDCSGKAEPIISGKDKVASRSQVKESNVDTDEKKRKEKTDSKRSSDEKPPHMSPPRSKKKRTSPGVSEEKTKNCLELLKSKCKYMELYKTAVNRTTKDAKEPSKDKETEVKKGVKTSTDSTSQTSSIPTIPKVSFKISNTSNARTKLTHVHSTFKIPKKVQPTLVNTNVDETSDATSTSRTDPCRTELSISETSTKNLKQAPCFVDVPPSFTFDSKDESPSLSSVPINKSDAIAQQQSNQMQVAEELHLARSERRLEVDVLQSYGELTGMDIDPPEESTTYTLCKQPAQQDVILVLDTNILLSHLDYVKKMRYHSFGALGLPIVLIPWVVLQELDSLKKGKGLTGSVAHLACPAISYIYNSLKSKERHLWGQSMQQAAESNSSMMAENNDDKVLQCCLQYQTLYPGSALILCTNDKNLCSKAVLSGVKALSKTDLEAEVERSRHDLNHLPSTVLQEAPQIDLRVSSPMSGISCTPTLPHTQERRSLSSSLPEKVGKTRSLEEEDLEKINRCVSEFEDCLKEVLSDVLEKEMKAAFNELWQEIVYLKPPWTFLDVLHCFKKHWRAVFGFIVPRPKLQTVLNLIDFFKRGQSRDRSSTLMTLQEAKEFVQEFRKSSSLVSRGLTTIDNIVHKLQHKVESVPDTSLVSDVVMNEDEDAKQSSVSHVTHQEVWALFENIWCKVYQISLEVFKALAFDPHTRQSSLPVGGRPPPQDAVAYLSQMCSMVSQLLQAFISVLTSSPGLHEVQVLLCIIKSNKIVDVDCRLTDTDLLDCFSQQDYREKLRVGVNQLTELKEVLDHCLHATGQLITVNM, encoded by the exons ATGTCtgaaagaaagagaaaacacAGGAAGTCATCAAGAGAGGAGGAG CCATCCAAAGAACGATATAAGAGTGAAAGGTCCAATAGGAAGCAAGATGTAAACAAGCACTCTAG GAGTTCTAGAAAAGAGAGAGAACATGCATCACTCCCTGTTATGGAAACACGCCAAATCAAAAAGGCTGTATATAAGAAACACATATCTAAGACAGACGAGGCCcattcaaagacaaaaaataccTCTACACCGATTCACAATGATTGCTCCGGTAAAGCGGAACCTATTATTTCAGGGAAAGATAAAGTTGCAAGCAGGAGTCAAGTAAAAGAAAGCAATGTAGACACggatgaaaagaaaagaaaagaaaaaacagacTCAAAGCGTAGTTCAGATGAAAAACCTCCCCACATGAGCCCACCAAGATCAAAAAAGAAGCGAACCAGTCCCGGTGTTTCAGAAGAGAAAACGAAAAACTGTTTGGAATTGCTGAagagtaaatgtaaatatatggaACTATATAAGACTGCAGTAAACCGCACAACAAAAGATGCCAAGGAACCAAGCAAGGACAAGGAAACAGAAGTGAAAAAAGGTGTAAAAACATCCACTGACTCCACCAGTCAAACGTCTTCTATTCCAACCATACCTAAAGTGTCCTTTAAAATTTCAAATACATCAAACGCTCGGACAAAATTAACACATGTACATTCAACCTTTAAGATACCAAAGAAGGTTCAACCAACACTAGTGAATACAAACGTGGATGAGACAAGTGATGCTACCTCTACCAGTCGAACTGACCCATGTAGGACTGAACTCTCTATCTCGGAAACCTCGACAAAGAACCTGAAACAGGCTCCATGCTTTGTGGATGTTCCTCCAAGTTTTACATTTGACAGCAAGGACGAGAGTCCATCTTTGTCAAGTGTTCCGATAAATAAAAGCGATGCCATCGCTCAGCAGCAGAGTAACCAG ATGCAAGTGGCGGAAGAGCTTCACCTTGCCCGGTCTGAGAGGAGATTGGAGGTGGATGTATTGCAGAGCTATGGAGAGCTCACCGGAATGGACATAGACCCGCCAGAAGAGAGCACGACATATACTCTAT GCAAACAACCTGCTCAGCAAGATGTCATCCTTGTTCTGGACACCAACATTCTCCTCAGTCACTTGGATTATGTGAAAAAGATGAGATATCATAGCTTTggag CTTTGGGTTTACCAATTGTCCTGATTCCCTGGGTGGTCCTTCAGGAGCTGGATTCCCTAAAAAAGGGCAAAGGTCTCACAGGATCTGTGGCCCATTTGGCTTGTCCCGCCATTTCCTACATTTACAACTCCCTGAAAAGCAAAGAACGACACCTTTGGGGCCAGTCAATGCAGCAGGCTGCTGAAAGTAACA GTAGTATGATGGCTGAGAATAACGATGACAAAGTGCTGCAGTGCTGCCTACAGTACCAGACTCTGTACCCAGGCAGTGCTCTCATCCTCTGCAC aaatgataaaaatcTATGCAGTAAGGCCGTCCTAAGTGGCGTCAAGGCCCTGAGTAAGACCGACCTGGAGGCGGAGGTTGAGCGATCAAGACACGACCTTAACCACCTACCGAGCACCGTACTACAGGAGGCTCCTCAAATTGACCTCCGGGTGTCCTCGCCAATGTCGGGAATCAGCTGTACACCAACACTCCCTCATACTCAAGAAAGAAGAAGTCTTTCGTCAAGTCTTCCAGAGAAAG TTGGCAAAACGCGGAGCCTGGAAGAAGAAGATTTGGAGAAAATAAACAGATGTGTTTCTGAGTTTGAAGACTGCCTGAAGGAGGTGCTGTCCGATGTGCTGGAAAAGGAGATGAAAGCTGCTTTTAATGAGTTGTGGCAAGAG ATTGTATACCTGAAGCCACCCTGGACTTTTCTAGACGTCCTACATTGTTTTAAAAAGCACTGGAGGGCTGTATTTGGCTTCATCGTCCCACGGCCAAAACTGCAAACGGTTTTAAATCTCATTGACTTCTTTAAACGAG GGCAATCAAGGGACCGTAGTTCAACACTGATGACACTCCAAGAAGCTAAGGAGTTTGTGCAGGAATTTCGGAAAAGTTCAAGCCTTGTGTCCAGAGGCCTTACTACAATCGACAATATTGTACACAAGCTACAACATAAG GTTGAATCGGTACCGGATACATCACTGGTCAGTGATGTTGTCAtgaatgaggatgaggatgccaAACAATCCTCTGTATCTCATGTCACTCACCAAGAAGTCTGGGCCCTGTTTGAAAACATCTGGTGTAAAGTTTATCAAATAAG CTTGGAAGTGTTCAAAGCTTTGGCCTTTGACCCTCACACCAGACAGAGTTCTTTGCCAGTAGGAGGTCGTCCGCCGCCACAGGACGCCGTGGCGTATCTGAGCCAAATGTGCTCCATGGTCTCACAGCTGCTTCAAGCCTTTATCAG tgttctgACCTCATCTCCTGGTTTACATGAAGTGCAGGTGCTTCTCTGCATTATCAAATCCAATAAG attGTTGATGTGGATTGCAGGCTGACAGACACAGACCTACTGGATTGTTTCTCACAGCAAGACTACAG GGAGAAGCTGCGAGTCGGAGTGAACCAGTTAACAGAGCTCAAGGAGGTCCTGGACCATTGTCTTCACGCCACAGGTCAACTCATCACTGTTAATATGTAG